GCATCCGCTTCGGCCAGGCCGGTGTCGACCACCTTGCTCAGTTTGATCAAATTTGTCAGTTCCTCGACCGGCAACGGAATATGTTGCGGGCCGGCGACCACGGCCCGACGCGAGGTCTCCAACGGGGTCGGCTCACCACCCGACATGATCGCCACAGCGCTGCCGGGCGCCCAGTTGAGCCCCTGGTCGAGCTTCGCCAACACCGCTGGGGTGAGCTTGGGGAGATTACCGTTCTCCAGCTTGACCAACGTGGCGTGCGAGGGTCCACCGGCCTCGGCGACCTGAGTTTGCGTCCACCCCTGGCGCGTGCGCCGAGCCTTCACCGCTTTACCGAGCACTACATGCGGTATCTCCTCCACGGGTTTTGATAATAGAACTCAATCCGCGGTCTGCAACACATCTCCACAAAGGTCTACCGAACGGACTACCTACGATCTAGATCGAAATGAGGAATGAATCTGGCGGACCGCTATGACTAAATAACTGCGAAATAACCATACAAATAATTAGCCGATATTTATCGGCTAATGCGCTCGAGCAGCCGGCCGGTTGTTGCTGATCGAGCCGCACGCACGGTAAGCGCGGGGGTCGCTCCGCCCTGCTCCCGTACGCTACGGGCATGCCCCCGGTCGACCATGGAGATCCCGGCGACGCCCCGACCATCCCGCCGCCGCTGGTACCGGTCGCCGTCGACACCCGCCCGTCCGCCGCCGAGGAGGCCCGCACGATCGTCGCTGCCAGCGACGTGGCGACGCTGGCCAGTCTGACCGCCGACGGTGACCCGTGGGCCTCGTTCGTCGCCTACGGTGTGCTCGACGGAGCGCCGGTGCTGTGCGTGTCCCGGTTGGCCGAGCACGGCCGCAATCTCGCCCGCGACCCCCGCGCCAGCATCGCCGTCGTCGCCCCGGACCGACCCGCCGACCCACTGGCCGGAGCCCGGGTCACGCTCGCCGGCGTGATGGAACAGCCGACCGGGGCGCAGCTGGAGGCGGCCCGGTCGGCGCACATCGCGGCCGTGCCGGCCGCCCGCCGCTACGTGGAGTACACCGACTTCACCACCTGGATCCTGCGCATCCAGCGCGTGCGCTGGGTGGGCGGCTACGGCCGGATGGATTCCGCGAGTGCTGCCGACTATGCCGCCGCGGCTCCCGACCCGATCCGCCCGGTCGCGGCCGGGGCCATCGCGCACCTGAACGCCGACCACGCGGACGCGCTCCTGACGATGACGCAGCGATTCGGTGGTTTTCCGGACGCCACCGCGGCCGTCTGCACCGACGCCGACCGATACGGCCTGGACCTGTGGGTCCGCACGCCGCGCGGCGAGGCACCCACCCGGGTCGGTTACGCCGCGCCGATCGGCGGAATCGAGGGGCTGCGCGCGGCGACCGTCGATCTGGCCCGTCGGGCCCGGGCGACACCACCGAGCTGATCCGGATTCCCGCTCTGCCATCCGCCTGCAGGCAATAATCGGAGCATGACCGGTCGAGCGCGTGTGGCTCTGGTGCTCGGCAGCGGCGGAGCTCGCGGGTACGCCCACATCGGCGTCATCCACGAGCTGATCGACCGTGATGTGGATATCGTCGGCGTCGCCGGTTCCTCGATGGGTGCGTTGGTCGGCGGTTTGTACGCGGCCGGCGTGTTGGGGACGTTCGAGCGCTGGGCGACCGGACTCACCCAACGGGACATCCTGCGTCTGGTCGACCCGTCGATCACCGCTTCCGGCGGGATGCTGCGCGCGGAACGGGTGCTCGCGGTCGTGCGCGATATCATCGGCGACACCCGGATCGAAGACCTGCCCATCCCGTTCACGGCAGTCGCCACCGACCTGATTCACGGCCGGTCGATCTGGTATCAGCGTGGTCCGCTCGACTCTGCGATCCGGGCATCGATCGCCATCCCCGGGGTGATCACCCCCCATGTGATCAACGGTCGGCTCCTGGCCGACGGCGGCATCCTGGACCCCTTACCGCTGGGCACCGTCGCCTCGATGGACGCCGACCTGGTGATCGCAGTCGATGTCGCCGCCGGCTCGCCGGTCGACCGCGGCAACATCTCCGCCACAGCGGCGCCCCGACCGGTGGAGGAATGGATCGAGCGGTTCCGGCGCGGCACCGACAACCTCTTGGAACGTGAACTGGTCAAAGCGGTGCGCGACCGGTTCCGCTCGGCCGATGCGGCGGCCGCTGCCGCGGCGGTCACGGGAACACCTCCCCCGGCCGCGCCCCTGGTCGCCGGCCCGCCGCTTCGGCTCGGCCAGCGTGAAGTCCTCAACCGAGCGCTGGACCTGCTGCAGACCGCGTTGAGCCGGCATCGGATTGCCGCCGACCCACCGGATGTGCTGATCGAAGTCCCCCGGACCGCCGCCCGGACGATCGACTTCCACCGGGCGAGCGAGCTGATCGCAATCGGTCGGGAGCGGGCGGCGGTCAAGCTGGACCAGTCCGGCTACTCCGCGCTGACCCGGCGAAACGGCACCGAATCGAGCCGCTGATACCCGGCCGGCGTGCGTTGCCGTTTCGCCTCGTACATCGCCAGATCGGCCCGCGCCAGCAGCTCCGATATCACGTCGTCGGGATCGCCGTCGTGATAGACCCGATGCACCTGTTCGGTCACGATGCCAACACTCGCCGTGACCGGGGTCGGGCCGGAATCGACGGTCAGGCTCCCCCCGAGCCGATCCACCAGCCGAATCGCGTCCGCCGCCGACTGATGCAGCAGGATCGCGAACTCGTCACCACCGAGCCGCCCGATCACCGCCGCAGATCCGGCCACCGCACTGATCCGGCGCGCCGTCGCGACCAGGATTCCGTCGCCACCGGCGTGCCCGAGCCGATCGTTGACCTGCTTGAACCGGTCGACGTCGACCACCGCGACGACAAGTTGGTCACTCGACGTCCCGGTCTGCGCGGCCCGCATGATCGCCGCGCCCGCCGCCGCGTCGAAGCCGCGCCGATTCAATACCCCGGTCAGCGCATCCCGCGCCGACAACGCCGCGTCCTCGGTGAGCGCCCAGATACCGATCTGCACGGCCAACGGCACCCCGGCCACCAACAAGATCGTGAGCAGCCCCCGAGCAGCTGCTTCCGCTGCACCGTAGTCCTCGCCGAGGTGGACAGCGACCGGAATGATCGCGACCACAGCAAAGCCCAGGTGCGCAAAAATCAGTCGGCGGCCGTGGACGAAGGCCACGTACACCGAGATCATCGAAAACGTCGTGAGCGCGAACATCCCGGCGATCGGCTGCGGATACACCCAGCCCACCACGGCGATCCCCAGATCCGATGTCGCGACGAACACGGCGGACATCCACCGCGACGGCATCACCGGGATCCGGAACCACCACCAGATCGCCCAGAGTACGGCCAACCCCAGAACCGCGACCATCGCCGCCCGGGACACAGGTGCGGTGGGCCCGACGTCCGACGCCAGTACCAACACGGTGATCACGGCCAGCGTGGCCGAGGAGATACCGCACACGAATCGAAAGTTCCCGGCCAGCTCACGCGCTTCGAAATAACGGGCGACCTCGTCATAGGTTCGCGGTGTCTGCCACCACTTACCGAGCGGACTCTCACGGATCCGTGTCCACCCACCGGCCCGGATACCAAGCACATGAACTCACCGCCTCCCGTTGCTGACGACGCGCACTGACCTGCTGTCGGCGCCGACGGCACCAAGATCAAGTGTTGCGTAGCCAGCAACGAGATGACGGGGATCCGCACAACGAATCTATGTCTATACGGACAGCTTCTTCGCCTTGTTGCGGATCACCACCGCGTAGACGATCTCGATGATGCCGAGCGGGATCATCCAGATTCCGGCGACCAGCACCAACGTCGCGATCGAGCTGATCGGCCAGACGAGCAGCACGATGCCCGCCATCAGCGTGACCACACCGTAGAACACTTGCCAGCCACGTCCCGGCATCTGCGACTCGGCCATCGCCAGACCGAGCAGGGTCGTCCCGCGGAACAACCAGGCGATGCCGATCCAGATGCCGAGCAGCGCGATCGAGGTCAGATCGTCCCGGAAACAGAACAGGCCGATCACCAGCGACAGGGCACCGCTGAT
Above is a genomic segment from Skermania piniformis containing:
- a CDS encoding helix-turn-helix domain-containing protein, producing the protein MEEIPHVVLGKAVKARRTRQGWTQTQVAEAGGPSHATLVKLENGNLPKLTPAVLAKLDQGLNWAPGSAVAIMSGGEPTPLETSRRAVVAGPQHIPLPVEELTNLIKLSKVVDTGLAEADADARAVRLARRAMRDFLSRIVGRYATELLERNGGPDTQLPAIIELSFGELLDQPLDPDNALEREEQLYRRWLSGRLTATDVETEDRFRARWQHSQDVWGSAGEGPARRRA
- a CDS encoding HugZ family protein — protein: MPPVDHGDPGDAPTIPPPLVPVAVDTRPSAAEEARTIVAASDVATLASLTADGDPWASFVAYGVLDGAPVLCVSRLAEHGRNLARDPRASIAVVAPDRPADPLAGARVTLAGVMEQPTGAQLEAARSAHIAAVPAARRYVEYTDFTTWILRIQRVRWVGGYGRMDSASAADYAAAAPDPIRPVAAGAIAHLNADHADALLTMTQRFGGFPDATAAVCTDADRYGLDLWVRTPRGEAPTRVGYAAPIGGIEGLRAATVDLARRARATPPS
- a CDS encoding patatin-like phospholipase family protein yields the protein MTGRARVALVLGSGGARGYAHIGVIHELIDRDVDIVGVAGSSMGALVGGLYAAGVLGTFERWATGLTQRDILRLVDPSITASGGMLRAERVLAVVRDIIGDTRIEDLPIPFTAVATDLIHGRSIWYQRGPLDSAIRASIAIPGVITPHVINGRLLADGGILDPLPLGTVASMDADLVIAVDVAAGSPVDRGNISATAAPRPVEEWIERFRRGTDNLLERELVKAVRDRFRSADAAAAAAAVTGTPPPAAPLVAGPPLRLGQREVLNRALDLLQTALSRHRIAADPPDVLIEVPRTAARTIDFHRASELIAIGRERAAVKLDQSGYSALTRRNGTESSR
- a CDS encoding GGDEF domain-containing protein, which gives rise to MLGIRAGGWTRIRESPLGKWWQTPRTYDEVARYFEARELAGNFRFVCGISSATLAVITVLVLASDVGPTAPVSRAAMVAVLGLAVLWAIWWWFRIPVMPSRWMSAVFVATSDLGIAVVGWVYPQPIAGMFALTTFSMISVYVAFVHGRRLIFAHLGFAVVAIIPVAVHLGEDYGAAEAAARGLLTILLVAGVPLAVQIGIWALTEDAALSARDALTGVLNRRGFDAAAGAAIMRAAQTGTSSDQLVVAVVDVDRFKQVNDRLGHAGGDGILVATARRISAVAGSAAVIGRLGGDEFAILLHQSAADAIRLVDRLGGSLTVDSGPTPVTASVGIVTEQVHRVYHDGDPDDVISELLARADLAMYEAKRQRTPAGYQRLDSVPFRRVSAE
- a CDS encoding HdeD family acid-resistance protein, which produces MTNDVGVSGPLQMLVRSGWERLLAAGILTVLLGAVILAWPGRTLLVVGILFGIYLVVTGVLELFAAFESRFSTSMRVLSFISGALSLVIGLFCFRDDLTSIALLGIWIGIAWLFRGTTLLGLAMAESQMPGRGWQVFYGVVTLMAGIVLLVWPISSIATLVLVAGIWMIPLGIIEIVYAVVIRNKAKKLSV